Within the Vibrio tasmaniensis genome, the region GCCCTGATAATCAGACCTTCTATCGCCTTTCAAACCGCAGTGCGATTGGTGAATTAAGATTAGATAGCGACGGTAAACCGCAAGCGATTACGACGTTAAGTGGTGATGGAAAAGTGACACGTTTTCCAGAGCCTGATTAATAAATTGCTCCCTATCGCTCGCGTATCCGTAATGTCAGTTTTAAGTAAAGACGCTTGCGATCACACTCCGTAGGCCCAATAGTAATAATATTCACTATAACTGGAATGCTCTTATGTTTAACTCACTTACCTCGTTATTTAAACAATTAGTTGACGGCTCTGATTTAGGCAAAACGCCCACTGCCTCACCTAACTTAGCCATCGCCAGCTTGTTATGCGAAGTCGCTGGTGCAGACCACGCGATCAACGAATCAGAGCAACAAGCCAAACTGCACTTACTTCAGCGTTTACTGAATATAACCGAAGAAGAATCAAAAGCTTTATTAACACAAGCTGAGCCTCAAGTTGAACAATCTGTTTCTCTGTACGATTTCACTTCTCAACTGCGAGAGCTTTCGCAGCCGGTTCGCATAGACTTAATCAAAGCTATGTGGGAAGTCGCGCATGCGGATGGAGAGATTGACCCACTTGAAGATTCAGTGATCCGCAAAACCGCAGAACTTCTTTATGTTGACCACAAAGACTTCATCAAAAGTAAGTTGAGCGTTTTAGGCGAAGATTAGATTCTGAAATGATTAGTTTGAGCATAAATAAAAAGCGACGGGCTAAGAAACCCGTCGCTTTTTTTGAATGGATAGCACTGAAAGCTAGAAGAATAAAACTGAGAGGCTTTAAAATTCAGCTACAACAATTTCGTTACAACATCGTTAATGTCAGCTTCGCAAGATTATAAGCATCGACATAGCCGGAGTGCTGGCGGCCTTCCCACTCGATGTCTTTCGCTTCTTGAGCCGCACGATGACCAATGCGTTTTTCTTTCAATCTATTTTGAATACGATAAAGCGTTGCGATGTTTAAAAACTCGCTAAATGGTGGCTCAATGCCTTTCTCTATACACTCTTGGTGTAAGATAAGGTCATCACGCCCCCATGCTGCATAGATTTTTTTCGGACCACCGAAGTTTTTAATCATCGACTTGATGACAGATTCTAATGGACGCCCTTGCTTTTCGATTTTACGAGGTGTAATGCCCGTTAGCTCGGCGCAGAACAGAGAAACTTCGTCTTTCTCTGGCTTAACGTAGTATTGTGCTCGCTTCACGATAGTGCCAGATGCTAGGTCAATCTCAGCAAGACCAACTTCAATGATCTCCCCTGTTGTTCCCACACCGTCTTCGCTCCAACAGCACATTTCCAAATCGAAACATACCACTCGATTGTGATTCATACGTCGCCTAATTCTCTCGTCAAAAATTTTTTGAAATTGTACATCAGCCCAATACAGAACTCGACCCTAGTTGCATCAAGTGCTCATTTAGCCTGCAATTGTCACTCGATTTCGACCATTTGACTTACTTAGGTACAACATACTATCGGTTTTTTGAAGAAGTTCTTCGATATCTTCTTTACTGCGGATAGTAGCACCGATACTTAGAGTACAACTCAAAAGTTGACCTTTGTGCTCGCAGCAAGAATCACTTACGCTGTGTAAAATACATTCAAGGTAAAACTTCAAAGCTTCACGATCGGAAATGCTTGATATAATACAAAACTCATCGCCACCGACACGGAACAAGTTGTCCCCTTCTTTTAAGTTCAATGAAATCTGTTTAATCACATGCACAAGCAAGGCATCACCAGCAGGGTGGCCAAATTTATCGTTGATACCTTTGAATTTATCGATATCGAATCCGATGAGAGTGAAAGACTCACTACGCTGAATTGTCTTGTCGAGGATTTTGTTGAAAGCGCGTCGGTTGTATATCTCTGTGAGGCTATCATGGTTGGCAAGAAAGCGAAGCTCTTTAGTTCTTTTATCAAGCATTCTAGACAGACGATCTTTTTCTCTGATTTGCATATTAACAATGTACGCAAGCAACAGTGAGATCGTGGTACCCACCAATGCGATACCTGCTAAAACCACATAACCATAAAATGATATGCATGAGCCGATCTTGTAGTCGATCTTCCAATCGCGATTAGTCAGAGCCAAAGTCTTTGTTATCTCGTGACCAAAGACTGATTCATAACCTTTAGTCTCAAATAATATAGGTGAATCTTCCGCTTCAAAGCCAGTGTCAGTGACACGAATATAGACATTCATATCCCCTACAGCCGAAGCTAACAGATTTTCAAAGTAATAAGTTGTACGAACTACACCAATCACAACACCGAGTAAATTGTCACTTTCACCATCAAACACCGGGTGATAAACCAACATGCCACCCTTTGGTGTTTCTTGATCTAAGCCATCTTGTATTAGGCGTACCTTGTCAGAAACATTGGCTTCGCGAGTTTGTTTAATGTTGTCTATAACTAAATTAAAACGCTCTCTAGATGAATAAAAACCTAATACTTTATTATTCGCCTCTGTGTTTGGGTAAACGTCAGTTGCAATGAAAGCAGACTCGCCACCTAAGACATAGCCATACGTTTTTTCTTGGTGTTTTGGGATGGTAAACAACTTGAAGAATGGGTATTTTTTTTCCATCTCTTTTGTATATGCTGTGATTTCATCAGCCGATACTTTTTGCATCCACTGCAAGGCAATTAGACTTTTTGAATGGGCGATGGTTTGCTTTGCAAAACGGTCGAAATTACCCCAATTATCTTGATCGTTAGAATAGAAAAAATTAGCGCCGGAACCGATGTAAGCCACATCATTATTGATAAACGCTTCAAGACTCAGAGTCTGATGCGTTGCAAAACTATTCAAATTCGTTACCAGTGCACGCTGCTGATTTAGCGCGACAAACACAAAACACAAAACAGTGATCAAAAAACCGACCGAGAATACGACCAATGGGAGAATTTTTCTCTTCATCCCTATTAGTGGGTCAGTGGTGTCAGGCATAAGGGTTCCAAATGGGATAAAGTGAGCAGAAAGTATATAACGGAAGGGAATAATGCTCCATTCATGTTTAGTCCTAAAAATAACATTAAACGGGCATTTTCTAAATTTTGTTGAGGTCTATTAACAATACCCTGACAAATCTAGACTAATTTTCAAGCGAACACACCAAAAAACCATTTGTTTGAAAACATTAAATACCACTCTTAAGCCTTGAATATGCTAGTATCCACCCATATTTATAGCTTGAAAGCGACCGTTTCAGCCTAGTGCTACCGAGTTTCTTTCCAATCTGTATATTCCTTTAAACCGACGAATATACCGTTAAATCAATTTTAAAGAGAAATCACTATGATCGTTGATTTGAACCTAATCCCACAGACGTTTGATATGCTTCACGCAGGCCTAACTGCATCAAGCGTTTTACTACTGCTAATCGCCGTTTCTCGTAAAACCCAAGTGGTTGAGAAAGTCGTAGAAAAACCAGTAGAAAAGATCGTTGAAGTTGAGAAAAAAGTTGAAAAGATTGTTGAAGTTGAGAAAGTTGTAGAAGTTGAAAAAGTCATCGAAAAAGTTGTTGAAGTTGAATCTAAGCTAGCAACTGCCCCGACTGACTCTGCAATGCAACTACTGTCTATCATGCAGCAAGAAGCGCGTTTAATCGACTTCCTAAAAGAAGACCTAACGTCGTTCTCTGATGAAGAAGTTGGCGCAGCAGCTCGTGTTATTCACACTGGCGGTAAAAAAGTGTTAGCCGATTACGTGACGCTTTCTCACATCCGTACTGAAGATGAAGAAACGCGCAT harbors:
- a CDS encoding tellurite resistance TerB family protein; this encodes MFNSLTSLFKQLVDGSDLGKTPTASPNLAIASLLCEVAGADHAINESEQQAKLHLLQRLLNITEEESKALLTQAEPQVEQSVSLYDFTSQLRELSQPVRIDLIKAMWEVAHADGEIDPLEDSVIRKTAELLYVDHKDFIKSKLSVLGED
- a CDS encoding sensor domain-containing diguanylate cyclase; amino-acid sequence: MPDTTDPLIGMKRKILPLVVFSVGFLITVLCFVFVALNQQRALVTNLNSFATHQTLSLEAFINNDVAYIGSGANFFYSNDQDNWGNFDRFAKQTIAHSKSLIALQWMQKVSADEITAYTKEMEKKYPFFKLFTIPKHQEKTYGYVLGGESAFIATDVYPNTEANNKVLGFYSSRERFNLVIDNIKQTREANVSDKVRLIQDGLDQETPKGGMLVYHPVFDGESDNLLGVVIGVVRTTYYFENLLASAVGDMNVYIRVTDTGFEAEDSPILFETKGYESVFGHEITKTLALTNRDWKIDYKIGSCISFYGYVVLAGIALVGTTISLLLAYIVNMQIREKDRLSRMLDKRTKELRFLANHDSLTEIYNRRAFNKILDKTIQRSESFTLIGFDIDKFKGINDKFGHPAGDALLVHVIKQISLNLKEGDNLFRVGGDEFCIISSISDREALKFYLECILHSVSDSCCEHKGQLLSCTLSIGATIRSKEDIEELLQKTDSMLYLSKSNGRNRVTIAG
- a CDS encoding DUF2760 domain-containing protein, encoding MIVDLNLIPQTFDMLHAGLTASSVLLLLIAVSRKTQVVEKVVEKPVEKIVEVEKKVEKIVEVEKVVEVEKVIEKVVEVESKLATAPTDSAMQLLSIMQQEARLIDFLKEDLTSFSDEEVGAAARVIHTGGKKVLADYVTLSHIRTEDEETRITIAEGFNPQEVRLTGNVTGNAPFNGTLVHKGWKATDMNLPKLAENYDASVIAPAEVEL
- a CDS encoding 3'-5' exonuclease is translated as MNHNRVVCFDLEMCCWSEDGVGTTGEIIEVGLAEIDLASGTIVKRAQYYVKPEKDEVSLFCAELTGITPRKIEKQGRPLESVIKSMIKNFGGPKKIYAAWGRDDLILHQECIEKGIEPPFSEFLNIATLYRIQNRLKEKRIGHRAAQEAKDIEWEGRQHSGYVDAYNLAKLTLTML